Proteins encoded by one window of Epinephelus moara isolate mb chromosome 18, YSFRI_EMoa_1.0, whole genome shotgun sequence:
- the pex12 gene encoding peroxisome assembly protein 12, translated as MAEAGAHLTSSAANEQPSIFEVLAQESLMEAVRPALRHAVKVLAESSPSRFGFLWRRFDELYLVLDLLLQNHFLSHCSASFSENFYGLKRVSGRRVLPDRLGLDRKSQWRSLLLLCLAPYLRAKLEATLARQRDEEDFSIRLAQSRGQRLYRAAVAAYPYVSSAWQVWVFCQQLFFIFGVARTHNPLLWLARVKLARLNIQDIRDMELKTRTLGRPAEGSLVQRAWWLMSQAARGVAMSLSTSLSLGVFFLQFLEWWYSSDNQSTVKALTSLPAPPPPLHLRQEQDFSSSSANHSKETQLDSDSRNCPLCQKLHTNATVLSTSGFVFCYRCIYMYVKANRRCPVTGYPSEPQHLIKIYSPES; from the exons ATGGCCGAGGCCGGAGCCCACCTGACCTCCTCCGCTGCCAACGAGCAGCCGTCCATCTTTGAGGTCCTGGCTCAGGAGTCTCTGATGGAGGCGGTCCGACCGGCGCTGAGACACGCTGTCAAG GTTCTGGCAGAGTCCAGCCCGTCCCGCTTCGGCTTCCTGTGGCGACGCTTTGATGAGCTCTACCTGGTGCTGGACCTCCTCCTCCAAAACCACTTCCTGTCTCACTGCAGCGCCTCCTTCTCTGAGAACTTTTACGGCCTGAAGAGAGTTTCAGGAAGGCGAGTACTTCCCGATCGCCTGGGGTTGGACAGGAAGTCACAGTGGcgctctcttcttcttctgtgcctGGCGCCGTACCTGCGGGCCAAGCTGGAGGCGACGCTGGCGCGGCAGAGGGACGAGGAGGACTTCTCCATCCGGCTGGCGCAGAGCCGGGGCCAGAGGCTGTACCGGGCAGCCGTGGCTGCATACCCGTACGTCAGCTCCGCCTGGCAGGTCTGGGTCTTCTGCCAGCAGCTTTTCTTTATCTTTGGAGTCGCCAGGACCCATAATCCTCTGCTGTGGCTGGCCAGGGTCAAACTGGCACGACTTAACATTCAAGATATCAGAGACATGGAGCTGAAGACCAGGACACTCGGACGCCCGGCGGAGGGGAG CCTGGTGCAGAGAGCGTGGTGGCTGATGTCACAAGCAGCGCGTGGCGTGGCCATgtccctctccacctccctgTCACTGGGTGTCTTCTTTCTCCAGTTCCTGGAGTGGTGGTACTCCTCAGACAACCAGAGCACCGTGAAGGCCCTCACCTCCCTGCCTGCTCCTCCGCCCCCCCTCCACCTGCGGCAGGAGCAGGACTTTTCATCcagctcagccaatcacagcaaagAAACTCAGCTCGACTCTGACAGCAGGAACTGTCCGCTGTGCCAGAAGCTTCACACAAATGCCACGGTACTGTCCACCTCCGGCTTTGTCTTCTGTTACCGCTGCATCTACATGTACGTCAAAGCCAACCGCCGCTGCCCCGTCACCGGCTACCCCTCCGAGCCGCAACACCTCATCAAGATCTACTCACCTGAGAGCTAG